One Pygocentrus nattereri isolate fPygNat1 chromosome 23, fPygNat1.pri, whole genome shotgun sequence genomic window carries:
- the LOC108427349 gene encoding high affinity cGMP-specific 3',5'-cyclic phosphodiesterase 9A isoform X1, with amino-acid sequence MGSSSSSYAPKTVYLDVDGKVQRVIFSRHCSPCDIKELLCTSSNIARNSAILLVDTEGALISIDPTMPTNSPNNLYKVVPHSGQGGEKEDMFQNVLSQVAEQFSRAFRINELKTEVTNRLAMLEKRVELEGLKVVEIEKCKNDLKKLRDEMTSRGGASSHFGDTRVNCNCKYNFTDDGKKLSPRRDVPSYPKYTLSQETIEALKKPTFDVWHWEHNEMLSCLEYMYHDLGLVKEFNMNPITLKRWLLAIQENYRENPFHNFRHCFCVSQMMYGMIHLCNLQVWEKLTMTDMCILMTAAVCHDLDHPGYNNTYQINARTELAVRYNDISPLENHHCAVAFQILAMPECNIFANIEPESFKQVRQAIITLILATDMARHGEILDSFRQKVDNFDFTNEEHVKCLKMVLIKCCDISNEVRPTEVAEPWVDCLLEEYFMQSDREKSEGLPVAPFMDRDKVTKPTAQIGFIKFVLIPMFETVMKLFPQIEEIMVQPLRDSRDHYEELKQIDDAMSEAQKKKTESMSLGKKK; translated from the exons ATGGGCTCAAGCTCCTCATCCTACGCCCCTAAAACTGTCTACCTGGATGTAGATGGCAAAGTCCAGAGG GTCATTTTCAGTCGCCACTGCAGTCCGTGTGACATTAAAGAGCTCCTCTGCACATCGTCCAACATTGCCAG AAACTCAGCGATACTTCTGGTGGACACAGAAGGGGCGCTAATATCCATCGACCCCACCATGCCCACCAACTCCCCCAA TAACCTGTATAAGGTAGTCCCCCACTCCGGTCAAGGAGGAG AGAAAGAAGAcatgttccagaatgttctcTCACAGGTGGCTGAGCAGTTCAGTCG AGCTTTCAGGATAAACGAGCTGAAGACTGAGGTGACCAACAGACTGGCCATGCTGGAGAAGAGAGTCGAAC TGGAGGGCCTGAAAGTGGTGGAGATTGAGAAATGTAAGAATGATCTGAAGAAACTAAGGGATGAGATGACCTCTAGAGGCGGAGCGAG ttctcattttggagatacgag AGTGAACTGCAACTGCAAATACAATTTCACAGACGACGGAAAGAAGCTCTCTCCAAGACGGGATGTCCCGAGTTACCCAAAG TACACACTCTCCCAGGAGACTATAGAAGCTCTAAAGAAGCCCACCTTTGATGTATGGCACTGGGAACACAATGAG ATGCTAAGCTGTTTAGAGTACATGTATCATGACCTGGGGCTGGTTAAGGAGTTCAACATGAACCCCATCACACTGAAAAGATGGCTG TTGGCGATTCAGGAAAATTACCGTGAGAACCCATTCCACAACTTCCGCCACTGCTTCTGCGTCAGCCAGATGATGTATGGAATGATTCACCTCTGCAACCTccaggtgtgg GAGAAGCTGACTATGACAGACATGTGCATTCTAATGACGGCAGCTGTGTGCCATGATCTGGACCATCCAGGATATAATAACAC GTATCAGATTAATGCTCGGACAGAGCTGGCCGTGCGTTATAACGACATTTCCCCCTTGGAGAACCACCACTGTGCCGTGGCCTTCCAAATCCTCGCCATGCCCGAGTGTAACATCTTCGCCAACATCGAACCTGAGTCCTTCAAACAGGTCCGACAG GCAATCATTACTCTCATTTTAGCCACTGACATGGCCAGACATGGAGAGATACTAGACTCCTTCAGACAGAAAGTGGACAACTTTGACTTTACCAACGAGGAGCACGTCAAATGT CTAAAGATGGTCTTAATCAAGTGCTGCGACATCTCCAACGAGGTCAGGCCTACAGAGGTGGCCGAGCCGTGGGTGGACTGTCTGCTGGAGGAGTATTTCATGCAG AGCGACAGAGAGAAGTCAGAAGGTCTTCCTGTCGCCCCGTTCATGGACCGGGACAAAGTGACCAAGCCCACTGCGCAAATCGGCTTCATCAAGTTTGTCCTCATCCCCATGTTTGAGACAGTCATGAAG CTCTTCCCTCAGATTGAGGAGATCATGGTACAGCCATTGCGAGATTCTCGGGACCATTATGAAGAACTGAAGCAGATAGATGATGCCATGTCAGAG GCTCAGAAGAAGAAAACGGAGAGCATGTCATTAGGAAAGAAGAAATAG
- the LOC108427349 gene encoding high affinity cGMP-specific 3',5'-cyclic phosphodiesterase 9A isoform X3, translated as MGSSSSSYAPKTVYLDVDGKVQRVIFSRHCSPCDIKELLCTSSNIARNSAILLVDTEGALISIDPTMPTNSPNNLYKVVPHSGQGGEKEDMFQNVLSQVAEQFSRAFRINELKTEVTNRLAMLEKRVELEGLKVVEIEKCKNDLKKLRDEMTSRGGARVNCNCKYNFTDDGKKLSPRRDVPSYPKYTLSQETIEALKKPTFDVWHWEHNEMLSCLEYMYHDLGLVKEFNMNPITLKRWLLAIQENYRENPFHNFRHCFCVSQMMYGMIHLCNLQVWEKLTMTDMCILMTAAVCHDLDHPGYNNTYQINARTELAVRYNDISPLENHHCAVAFQILAMPECNIFANIEPESFKQVRQAIITLILATDMARHGEILDSFRQKVDNFDFTNEEHVKCLKMVLIKCCDISNEVRPTEVAEPWVDCLLEEYFMQSDREKSEGLPVAPFMDRDKVTKPTAQIGFIKFVLIPMFETVMKLFPQIEEIMVQPLRDSRDHYEELKQIDDAMSEAQKKKTESMSLGKKK; from the exons ATGGGCTCAAGCTCCTCATCCTACGCCCCTAAAACTGTCTACCTGGATGTAGATGGCAAAGTCCAGAGG GTCATTTTCAGTCGCCACTGCAGTCCGTGTGACATTAAAGAGCTCCTCTGCACATCGTCCAACATTGCCAG AAACTCAGCGATACTTCTGGTGGACACAGAAGGGGCGCTAATATCCATCGACCCCACCATGCCCACCAACTCCCCCAA TAACCTGTATAAGGTAGTCCCCCACTCCGGTCAAGGAGGAG AGAAAGAAGAcatgttccagaatgttctcTCACAGGTGGCTGAGCAGTTCAGTCG AGCTTTCAGGATAAACGAGCTGAAGACTGAGGTGACCAACAGACTGGCCATGCTGGAGAAGAGAGTCGAAC TGGAGGGCCTGAAAGTGGTGGAGATTGAGAAATGTAAGAATGATCTGAAGAAACTAAGGGATGAGATGACCTCTAGAGGCGGAGCGAG AGTGAACTGCAACTGCAAATACAATTTCACAGACGACGGAAAGAAGCTCTCTCCAAGACGGGATGTCCCGAGTTACCCAAAG TACACACTCTCCCAGGAGACTATAGAAGCTCTAAAGAAGCCCACCTTTGATGTATGGCACTGGGAACACAATGAG ATGCTAAGCTGTTTAGAGTACATGTATCATGACCTGGGGCTGGTTAAGGAGTTCAACATGAACCCCATCACACTGAAAAGATGGCTG TTGGCGATTCAGGAAAATTACCGTGAGAACCCATTCCACAACTTCCGCCACTGCTTCTGCGTCAGCCAGATGATGTATGGAATGATTCACCTCTGCAACCTccaggtgtgg GAGAAGCTGACTATGACAGACATGTGCATTCTAATGACGGCAGCTGTGTGCCATGATCTGGACCATCCAGGATATAATAACAC GTATCAGATTAATGCTCGGACAGAGCTGGCCGTGCGTTATAACGACATTTCCCCCTTGGAGAACCACCACTGTGCCGTGGCCTTCCAAATCCTCGCCATGCCCGAGTGTAACATCTTCGCCAACATCGAACCTGAGTCCTTCAAACAGGTCCGACAG GCAATCATTACTCTCATTTTAGCCACTGACATGGCCAGACATGGAGAGATACTAGACTCCTTCAGACAGAAAGTGGACAACTTTGACTTTACCAACGAGGAGCACGTCAAATGT CTAAAGATGGTCTTAATCAAGTGCTGCGACATCTCCAACGAGGTCAGGCCTACAGAGGTGGCCGAGCCGTGGGTGGACTGTCTGCTGGAGGAGTATTTCATGCAG AGCGACAGAGAGAAGTCAGAAGGTCTTCCTGTCGCCCCGTTCATGGACCGGGACAAAGTGACCAAGCCCACTGCGCAAATCGGCTTCATCAAGTTTGTCCTCATCCCCATGTTTGAGACAGTCATGAAG CTCTTCCCTCAGATTGAGGAGATCATGGTACAGCCATTGCGAGATTCTCGGGACCATTATGAAGAACTGAAGCAGATAGATGATGCCATGTCAGAG GCTCAGAAGAAGAAAACGGAGAGCATGTCATTAGGAAAGAAGAAATAG
- the LOC108427349 gene encoding high affinity cGMP-specific 3',5'-cyclic phosphodiesterase 9A isoform X4, protein MGSSSSSYAPKTVYLDVDGKVQRVIFSRHCSPCDIKELLCTSSNIARNSAILLVDTEGALISIDPTMPTNSPNNLYKVVPHSGQGGEKEDMFQNVLSQVAEQFSRAFRINELKTEVTNRLAMLEKRVELEGLKVVEIEKCKNDLKKLRDEMTSRGGARVNCNCKYNFTDDGKKLSPRRDVPSYPKYTLSQETIEALKKPTFDVWHWEHNEMLSCLEYMYHDLGLVKEFNMNPITLKRWLLAIQENYRENPFHNFRHCFCVSQMMYGMIHLCNLQEKLTMTDMCILMTAAVCHDLDHPGYNNTYQINARTELAVRYNDISPLENHHCAVAFQILAMPECNIFANIEPESFKQVRQAIITLILATDMARHGEILDSFRQKVDNFDFTNEEHVKCLKMVLIKCCDISNEVRPTEVAEPWVDCLLEEYFMQSDREKSEGLPVAPFMDRDKVTKPTAQIGFIKFVLIPMFETVMKLFPQIEEIMVQPLRDSRDHYEELKQIDDAMSEAQKKKTESMSLGKKK, encoded by the exons ATGGGCTCAAGCTCCTCATCCTACGCCCCTAAAACTGTCTACCTGGATGTAGATGGCAAAGTCCAGAGG GTCATTTTCAGTCGCCACTGCAGTCCGTGTGACATTAAAGAGCTCCTCTGCACATCGTCCAACATTGCCAG AAACTCAGCGATACTTCTGGTGGACACAGAAGGGGCGCTAATATCCATCGACCCCACCATGCCCACCAACTCCCCCAA TAACCTGTATAAGGTAGTCCCCCACTCCGGTCAAGGAGGAG AGAAAGAAGAcatgttccagaatgttctcTCACAGGTGGCTGAGCAGTTCAGTCG AGCTTTCAGGATAAACGAGCTGAAGACTGAGGTGACCAACAGACTGGCCATGCTGGAGAAGAGAGTCGAAC TGGAGGGCCTGAAAGTGGTGGAGATTGAGAAATGTAAGAATGATCTGAAGAAACTAAGGGATGAGATGACCTCTAGAGGCGGAGCGAG AGTGAACTGCAACTGCAAATACAATTTCACAGACGACGGAAAGAAGCTCTCTCCAAGACGGGATGTCCCGAGTTACCCAAAG TACACACTCTCCCAGGAGACTATAGAAGCTCTAAAGAAGCCCACCTTTGATGTATGGCACTGGGAACACAATGAG ATGCTAAGCTGTTTAGAGTACATGTATCATGACCTGGGGCTGGTTAAGGAGTTCAACATGAACCCCATCACACTGAAAAGATGGCTG TTGGCGATTCAGGAAAATTACCGTGAGAACCCATTCCACAACTTCCGCCACTGCTTCTGCGTCAGCCAGATGATGTATGGAATGATTCACCTCTGCAACCTccag GAGAAGCTGACTATGACAGACATGTGCATTCTAATGACGGCAGCTGTGTGCCATGATCTGGACCATCCAGGATATAATAACAC GTATCAGATTAATGCTCGGACAGAGCTGGCCGTGCGTTATAACGACATTTCCCCCTTGGAGAACCACCACTGTGCCGTGGCCTTCCAAATCCTCGCCATGCCCGAGTGTAACATCTTCGCCAACATCGAACCTGAGTCCTTCAAACAGGTCCGACAG GCAATCATTACTCTCATTTTAGCCACTGACATGGCCAGACATGGAGAGATACTAGACTCCTTCAGACAGAAAGTGGACAACTTTGACTTTACCAACGAGGAGCACGTCAAATGT CTAAAGATGGTCTTAATCAAGTGCTGCGACATCTCCAACGAGGTCAGGCCTACAGAGGTGGCCGAGCCGTGGGTGGACTGTCTGCTGGAGGAGTATTTCATGCAG AGCGACAGAGAGAAGTCAGAAGGTCTTCCTGTCGCCCCGTTCATGGACCGGGACAAAGTGACCAAGCCCACTGCGCAAATCGGCTTCATCAAGTTTGTCCTCATCCCCATGTTTGAGACAGTCATGAAG CTCTTCCCTCAGATTGAGGAGATCATGGTACAGCCATTGCGAGATTCTCGGGACCATTATGAAGAACTGAAGCAGATAGATGATGCCATGTCAGAG GCTCAGAAGAAGAAAACGGAGAGCATGTCATTAGGAAAGAAGAAATAG
- the LOC108427349 gene encoding high affinity cGMP-specific 3',5'-cyclic phosphodiesterase 9A isoform X2 — protein sequence MGSSSSSYAPKTVYLDVDGKVQRVIFSRHCSPCDIKELLCTSSNIARNSAILLVDTEGALISIDPTMPTNSPNNLYKVVPHSGQGGEKEDMFQNVLSQVAEQFSRAFRINELKTEVTNRLAMLEKRVELEGLKVVEIEKCKNDLKKLRDEMTSRGGASSHFGDTRVNCNCKYNFTDDGKKLSPRRDVPSYPKYTLSQETIEALKKPTFDVWHWEHNEMLSCLEYMYHDLGLVKEFNMNPITLKRWLLAIQENYRENPFHNFRHCFCVSQMMYGMIHLCNLQEKLTMTDMCILMTAAVCHDLDHPGYNNTYQINARTELAVRYNDISPLENHHCAVAFQILAMPECNIFANIEPESFKQVRQAIITLILATDMARHGEILDSFRQKVDNFDFTNEEHVKCLKMVLIKCCDISNEVRPTEVAEPWVDCLLEEYFMQSDREKSEGLPVAPFMDRDKVTKPTAQIGFIKFVLIPMFETVMKLFPQIEEIMVQPLRDSRDHYEELKQIDDAMSEAQKKKTESMSLGKKK from the exons ATGGGCTCAAGCTCCTCATCCTACGCCCCTAAAACTGTCTACCTGGATGTAGATGGCAAAGTCCAGAGG GTCATTTTCAGTCGCCACTGCAGTCCGTGTGACATTAAAGAGCTCCTCTGCACATCGTCCAACATTGCCAG AAACTCAGCGATACTTCTGGTGGACACAGAAGGGGCGCTAATATCCATCGACCCCACCATGCCCACCAACTCCCCCAA TAACCTGTATAAGGTAGTCCCCCACTCCGGTCAAGGAGGAG AGAAAGAAGAcatgttccagaatgttctcTCACAGGTGGCTGAGCAGTTCAGTCG AGCTTTCAGGATAAACGAGCTGAAGACTGAGGTGACCAACAGACTGGCCATGCTGGAGAAGAGAGTCGAAC TGGAGGGCCTGAAAGTGGTGGAGATTGAGAAATGTAAGAATGATCTGAAGAAACTAAGGGATGAGATGACCTCTAGAGGCGGAGCGAG ttctcattttggagatacgag AGTGAACTGCAACTGCAAATACAATTTCACAGACGACGGAAAGAAGCTCTCTCCAAGACGGGATGTCCCGAGTTACCCAAAG TACACACTCTCCCAGGAGACTATAGAAGCTCTAAAGAAGCCCACCTTTGATGTATGGCACTGGGAACACAATGAG ATGCTAAGCTGTTTAGAGTACATGTATCATGACCTGGGGCTGGTTAAGGAGTTCAACATGAACCCCATCACACTGAAAAGATGGCTG TTGGCGATTCAGGAAAATTACCGTGAGAACCCATTCCACAACTTCCGCCACTGCTTCTGCGTCAGCCAGATGATGTATGGAATGATTCACCTCTGCAACCTccag GAGAAGCTGACTATGACAGACATGTGCATTCTAATGACGGCAGCTGTGTGCCATGATCTGGACCATCCAGGATATAATAACAC GTATCAGATTAATGCTCGGACAGAGCTGGCCGTGCGTTATAACGACATTTCCCCCTTGGAGAACCACCACTGTGCCGTGGCCTTCCAAATCCTCGCCATGCCCGAGTGTAACATCTTCGCCAACATCGAACCTGAGTCCTTCAAACAGGTCCGACAG GCAATCATTACTCTCATTTTAGCCACTGACATGGCCAGACATGGAGAGATACTAGACTCCTTCAGACAGAAAGTGGACAACTTTGACTTTACCAACGAGGAGCACGTCAAATGT CTAAAGATGGTCTTAATCAAGTGCTGCGACATCTCCAACGAGGTCAGGCCTACAGAGGTGGCCGAGCCGTGGGTGGACTGTCTGCTGGAGGAGTATTTCATGCAG AGCGACAGAGAGAAGTCAGAAGGTCTTCCTGTCGCCCCGTTCATGGACCGGGACAAAGTGACCAAGCCCACTGCGCAAATCGGCTTCATCAAGTTTGTCCTCATCCCCATGTTTGAGACAGTCATGAAG CTCTTCCCTCAGATTGAGGAGATCATGGTACAGCCATTGCGAGATTCTCGGGACCATTATGAAGAACTGAAGCAGATAGATGATGCCATGTCAGAG GCTCAGAAGAAGAAAACGGAGAGCATGTCATTAGGAAAGAAGAAATAG